Proteins encoded together in one Lysinibacillus sp. FSL K6-0232 window:
- the glpX gene encoding class II fructose-bisphosphatase, with protein MERSLSMEVVRVTEAAAIASGKWMGRGLKIEADDAATTAMRKMFDTIPMHATVVIGEGEMDEAPMLYIGEELGLRNGGPQVDIAVDPLEGTNIVAKGTNGAMTVLAIADKGNLLNAPDMYMEKIAVGPEAAGKVDINASVTYNLLQVAKAKNKDISDVVATLLDRPRHQAIVDEIREAGARIKFIQDGDVGAAINTAFDETGIDIMFGTGGAPEGVIAAVALKCLGGDFQAKLVPEDEEQLARCTKMGVDVEKVLYLDDLVKGDDAIFAATAVTDCELLKGVQYKGAYALTHSVVMRAKSGTVRFVEGRHALEKKPSY; from the coding sequence ATGGAACGTAGTTTATCGATGGAAGTAGTACGAGTAACAGAAGCAGCAGCAATCGCATCCGGGAAATGGATGGGACGTGGCTTGAAAATTGAAGCAGATGATGCAGCAACAACAGCGATGCGCAAAATGTTCGATACAATTCCAATGCATGCTACAGTAGTAATTGGTGAAGGTGAAATGGATGAGGCACCAATGCTTTATATTGGTGAAGAACTTGGCTTACGCAATGGTGGTCCGCAAGTAGATATTGCCGTGGACCCGTTAGAAGGTACAAATATTGTCGCAAAAGGTACAAATGGTGCAATGACAGTTCTTGCAATTGCAGATAAAGGAAACTTACTGAATGCACCAGATATGTATATGGAGAAAATTGCTGTAGGACCAGAAGCGGCGGGCAAAGTAGATATCAATGCTTCTGTCACTTATAACTTATTACAAGTAGCAAAAGCTAAAAATAAAGATATTTCTGATGTTGTAGCTACGCTATTAGATCGACCACGTCACCAAGCGATTGTGGATGAAATTCGTGAGGCTGGTGCACGTATTAAATTTATTCAAGATGGCGATGTTGGCGCAGCGATTAATACCGCTTTTGATGAAACAGGCATTGATATTATGTTTGGAACAGGTGGAGCACCAGAGGGCGTTATTGCAGCAGTAGCCTTAAAATGCTTAGGTGGAGATTTCCAAGCAAAACTAGTACCAGAAGATGAGGAACAATTAGCACGCTGCACAAAGATGGGTGTAGATGTTGAGAAAGTTCTTTATTTAGATGATTTAGTAAAAGGTGACGATGCTATTTTTGCAGCAACGGCTGTAACAGATTGTGAGCTATTAAAGGGTGTTCAATATAAAGGTGCATATGCATTAACACATTCAGTTGTTATGCGTGCAAAATCTGGCACAGTACGTTTTGTTGAAGGCCGTCATGCTCTTGAGAAAAAACCTAGCTATTAA
- the prfA gene encoding peptide chain release factor 1 yields MFDRLQAVEDRYERLTELLSDPDIVNDSKKLREYSKEQSDIQETVDTYREYKSVKEQLADAREMLDSEKDPDMHEMVKEEFNLLKAQQEELEERLRILLIPKDPNDNKNVIMEIRGAAGGDEANIFAGDLFRMYSRYAEAQGWKIDIMEATPNPMGGYKEIIFMINGQGAYSKFKFENGAHRVQRVPATESQGRIHTSTATVACLPEVEEVDVEIHEKDIRVDTFASSGAGGQSVNTTMSAVRMTHLPTGVVVSMQDERSQIKNREKAMKILRARVADMYMQEAQKEIDATRKSAVGSGDRSERIRTYNYPQNRVTDHRIGLTIQKLDQIVEGRLDEIIDALILEEQASKLERLNDDL; encoded by the coding sequence ATGTTTGATCGATTACAAGCAGTGGAAGATCGTTATGAAAGGCTAACAGAGCTTTTAAGTGATCCAGATATTGTGAACGATAGTAAGAAATTACGTGAGTATTCAAAAGAACAATCAGATATCCAAGAAACAGTGGATACTTATCGTGAATATAAAAGTGTCAAAGAGCAATTAGCAGATGCACGTGAAATGTTAGATAGCGAAAAAGACCCTGATATGCACGAAATGGTGAAAGAAGAATTTAACCTATTAAAAGCACAGCAGGAAGAATTAGAAGAACGTTTACGTATTTTGTTAATTCCAAAAGACCCGAACGATAATAAAAACGTTATTATGGAAATCCGTGGGGCAGCAGGTGGCGACGAGGCTAATATTTTTGCAGGTGACTTGTTCCGTATGTATTCTCGCTATGCAGAGGCACAGGGCTGGAAAATTGATATTATGGAAGCAACGCCAAACCCAATGGGCGGCTATAAAGAAATTATTTTTATGATTAATGGACAGGGAGCCTATTCAAAATTCAAATTTGAAAATGGCGCGCATCGTGTACAACGTGTGCCTGCCACAGAATCGCAAGGTCGTATCCATACGTCCACAGCGACTGTTGCATGTTTACCAGAGGTAGAGGAAGTGGATGTTGAAATCCATGAAAAGGATATTCGTGTGGATACATTTGCATCTTCTGGTGCAGGTGGGCAATCAGTAAATACAACGATGTCAGCCGTTCGTATGACCCACTTACCAACAGGTGTTGTGGTATCGATGCAGGATGAACGTTCACAAATTAAAAACCGTGAAAAGGCGATGAAAATTTTACGTGCCCGTGTTGCAGATATGTATATGCAGGAAGCACAAAAAGAAATTGATGCTACACGTAAGTCTGCTGTTGGTTCTGGAGATCGCTCTGAACGTATTCGCACATACAATTATCCACAAAACCGTGTAACGGATCATCGTATTGGTTTAACAATTCAAAAGTTAGATCAAATCGTTGAAGGTAGATTAGATGAAATTATTGATGCACTTATTTTAGAAGAACAGGCATCAAAGTTAGAGCGTTTAAATGATGACCTATAA
- a CDS encoding ABC transporter ATP-binding protein → MLLQRFFSYYKPYKGLFILDFSCAILVALIELAFPIVLNKVIDDILPDGELKWIIMASLLLFALYIVNSIFHFIVSYWGHMLGINIETDMRKEAFSHVQKLSFRYFDNNKTGHLVSRLTNDLMDIGELAHHGPEDIFIAAMTIIGTFGVMFYIDPTFTLLIFLLVPIILVLTIIFGKLMSKAFRQMFGDIADFNARVENNVSGIRVVQAFTNEEHEIKRFKVNNERFRMTKLFSYKVMAWNEAVSGILTKVLSLFTLFVGAYFVLNGHLTNGDFIAFILLAGILLGPINKINMFIESYPKGMAGFRRYIEFLETEPEIADRPNAKAIDEIDGAITFTNVSFGYTDNQRALHQIHLKVQPGETVALVGPSGAGKSTICSLLPRFYEVNEGSIKIDGIDIRDFKLQSLRSHIGIVQQDVFLFDGTIRENIAYGNLNASEEEIWYAAQRAQLTDVIHALPEGMDTLIGERGVKLSGGQKQRLSIARIFLKNPKILILDEATSALDTETEQAIQQALNELSIGRTTLVIAHRLATIKDADRIVVVSKKGIIEEGTHTQLMERQNAYYGLYTAQFGLQI, encoded by the coding sequence ATGCTATTACAGCGTTTTTTTTCATACTACAAGCCATATAAAGGCTTATTTATTTTAGATTTTAGCTGTGCCATATTAGTGGCATTAATTGAGCTAGCATTCCCGATTGTTTTAAATAAAGTGATTGATGATATTTTACCAGATGGTGAATTAAAGTGGATTATTATGGCGAGCTTATTGCTATTTGCCTTATATATTGTTAATTCTATTTTCCATTTTATCGTTTCCTATTGGGGGCATATGCTAGGAATTAATATTGAAACAGATATGAGAAAAGAAGCCTTTAGTCATGTACAGAAGCTATCATTTCGCTACTTTGACAACAATAAAACAGGGCATCTTGTTTCTCGTTTAACTAATGACTTAATGGATATCGGTGAACTAGCTCACCATGGTCCAGAGGATATTTTTATTGCTGCCATGACGATTATCGGTACATTTGGAGTTATGTTCTATATTGATCCAACCTTTACACTTCTTATTTTCCTCCTTGTACCAATTATTTTAGTGCTAACAATTATTTTTGGAAAATTAATGTCTAAGGCTTTTCGCCAAATGTTTGGAGATATTGCCGATTTTAATGCGCGTGTTGAAAATAATGTCAGTGGTATTCGTGTTGTCCAAGCCTTTACAAATGAAGAACATGAGATTAAACGCTTTAAAGTTAACAACGAACGATTTCGAATGACAAAGCTTTTTTCTTATAAGGTGATGGCATGGAATGAAGCCGTTTCAGGTATTCTGACAAAGGTTTTATCATTATTTACACTTTTTGTTGGAGCTTATTTTGTATTAAATGGGCATTTAACAAATGGTGATTTTATTGCCTTTATTTTGCTAGCGGGTATTCTCTTAGGCCCTATTAATAAAATTAATATGTTTATTGAAAGTTATCCAAAAGGTATGGCAGGGTTTAGACGCTATATTGAATTTTTAGAAACGGAGCCCGAAATTGCCGACCGTCCTAATGCAAAAGCTATTGATGAAATCGATGGGGCCATTACATTTACAAATGTTTCATTTGGCTATACAGACAATCAACGTGCCCTTCATCAAATACATTTAAAGGTGCAGCCAGGTGAAACAGTTGCGCTAGTAGGACCGTCTGGAGCAGGGAAATCGACTATTTGCAGTTTATTGCCACGCTTTTATGAAGTAAATGAAGGCTCGATTAAAATTGACGGTATCGATATACGCGATTTTAAGCTACAATCTTTACGTTCACATATTGGTATTGTTCAGCAAGATGTCTTTTTATTTGACGGAACAATTCGTGAAAATATTGCCTATGGTAATTTAAACGCTAGTGAAGAGGAAATTTGGTATGCTGCACAGCGTGCACAACTAACGGATGTGATTCATGCACTTCCAGAAGGAATGGATACATTGATTGGTGAGCGCGGAGTGAAGTTATCAGGTGGGCAGAAGCAAAGATTATCCATAGCGCGTATTTTCTTAAAAAACCCGAAAATTTTAATTTTAGATGAGGCAACATCTGCACTTGATACAGAAACAGAGCAGGCCATTCAACAAGCGTTAAATGAGCTTTCGATTGGTCGGACAACACTAGTGATTGCCCATCGTTTAGCAACAATTAAGGATGCCGATCGAATTGTCGTTGTATCGAAAAAAGGCATTATCGAGGAAGGTACACATACACAGCTAATGGAAAGACAAAATGCTTACTATGGTTTATATACAGCTCAATTTGGCTTACAAATATAA
- the rpmE gene encoding 50S ribosomal protein L31, with product MKQGIHPDYKVATVTCSCGNTFQTGSVKENIVVEFCNECHPFYTGRQKFASADGRVDRFNKKYGLKN from the coding sequence ATGAAACAAGGAATTCATCCAGACTACAAAGTAGCAACAGTAACTTGCTCTTGTGGTAACACTTTCCAAACTGGTTCAGTAAAAGAAAACATCGTTGTTGAGTTCTGCAACGAATGTCACCCATTCTATACTGGCCGTCAAAAATTCGCGTCTGCTGATGGTCGCGTGGATCGTTTCAACAAAAAATACGGTCTTAAAAACTAA
- a CDS encoding thymidine kinase, giving the protein MAQLYFKHGAMNSGKSIEILKVAHNYEEQKKPVMMFTSGLDTRDEVGFVSSRVGLRQQAIPVYEDTNIFELVKSNAVKPYCVLVDEVQFLKKAHVLQLANIVDQLDIPVMGFGLKNDFQNELFEGSQYMLTYADKIEEMKTICWFCHKKATMNLRVDESGKPVYTGDQIQIGGNDAYYPVCRKCHANPPL; this is encoded by the coding sequence ATGGCACAGCTTTATTTTAAACATGGTGCAATGAATAGTGGTAAATCAATAGAAATCTTAAAAGTTGCTCATAATTATGAAGAGCAAAAAAAGCCTGTAATGATGTTTACTTCAGGTTTAGATACTCGTGATGAGGTTGGCTTTGTTTCTAGTCGAGTAGGCTTACGACAGCAAGCGATTCCTGTTTATGAAGATACAAATATTTTTGAGCTAGTAAAGAGCAATGCTGTAAAGCCATACTGTGTGCTTGTGGATGAAGTTCAATTTTTAAAAAAGGCACATGTTTTACAGCTTGCAAATATTGTGGATCAATTAGATATTCCGGTGATGGGCTTTGGTTTAAAAAATGATTTTCAAAATGAGCTGTTTGAAGGCAGTCAGTATATGCTTACATATGCGGATAAAATTGAAGAAATGAAAACCATTTGCTGGTTTTGCCATAAAAAAGCAACAATGAATTTACGAGTAGATGAAAGCGGTAAGCCTGTTTATACAGGAGATCAAATTCAAATCGGTGGCAATGATGCTTATTATCCAGTTTGTCGTAAATGTCACGCAAATCCGCCGCTCTAA
- the rho gene encoding transcription termination factor Rho has protein sequence MSALTIAQLENMTLKELYALARQYKISYYSKLTKKELIFAILKTRSEQEGYFFMEGVLEIVSQEGFGFLRPINYSPSKEDIYISASQIRRFDLRNGDKVSGKVRPPKENERYYGLLQVDAVNGEDPEVAKERVHFPALTPLYPNRQIKLETTQRNVSTRIMDLVAPVGFGQRGLIVAPPKAGKTSLLKEIANAITTNHPEAELIVLLIDERPEEVTDIERSVNADVVSSTFDEVPENHVKVAEIVLERARRLVEHKRDVIILMDSITRLARAYNLVIPPSGRTLSGGIDPAAFHRPKRFFGSARNIEEGGSLTILATALVDTGSRMDEVIYEEFKGTGNLELHLDRHLAERRIFPALDIRRSGTRKEELLLAPEQLEKLWAIRKTFSDAPDFAERFLKKLRTTKSNDEFFEKLNEDMKKATKGKGLL, from the coding sequence ATGTCTGCATTGACAATCGCTCAATTAGAAAACATGACGTTAAAAGAGCTTTACGCCCTTGCACGCCAATACAAAATTTCATATTATAGCAAGCTAACGAAAAAAGAATTAATATTTGCTATTTTGAAAACGCGTTCAGAGCAAGAGGGCTACTTCTTTATGGAAGGTGTATTAGAAATTGTTTCGCAAGAGGGCTTTGGCTTCCTTCGACCAATTAACTATTCTCCAAGTAAAGAGGATATTTATATTTCTGCATCTCAAATTCGCCGCTTTGACCTGCGTAATGGGGACAAGGTATCAGGAAAGGTGCGACCACCAAAAGAAAATGAGCGCTATTATGGCTTATTACAGGTGGATGCTGTCAATGGCGAAGACCCTGAAGTAGCAAAGGAGCGTGTCCATTTTCCTGCGTTAACGCCTCTATATCCAAATCGTCAAATTAAGCTTGAAACAACACAGCGTAATGTATCGACACGTATTATGGATTTAGTTGCGCCTGTAGGCTTTGGTCAACGTGGCTTAATCGTTGCTCCGCCAAAGGCAGGGAAAACATCTTTGCTAAAAGAAATTGCAAATGCTATTACAACAAATCATCCAGAGGCAGAGTTAATTGTCTTACTGATCGATGAGCGTCCTGAGGAAGTAACAGATATTGAACGTTCTGTGAATGCAGATGTCGTTAGCTCAACATTCGATGAAGTGCCAGAAAACCATGTGAAAGTGGCTGAAATTGTTTTAGAGCGCGCACGTCGATTAGTAGAGCATAAACGTGATGTTATTATTTTAATGGACTCTATTACACGTTTAGCACGTGCCTATAACCTAGTAATTCCTCCAAGTGGACGTACATTATCAGGTGGTATTGACCCTGCTGCTTTCCATAGACCTAAACGTTTCTTCGGTTCTGCGCGTAATATCGAAGAGGGCGGTAGTTTAACAATTTTAGCAACAGCTTTAGTAGATACAGGTTCTCGTATGGATGAAGTAATCTATGAGGAATTTAAAGGGACAGGCAATTTAGAATTACATTTAGATCGTCACTTAGCGGAGCGCCGTATTTTCCCTGCGCTTGATATTCGTCGTTCAGGTACACGTAAGGAAGAGCTTCTTCTTGCACCAGAGCAACTTGAAAAGCTATGGGCGATTCGCAAAACCTTTTCAGATGCACCAGATTTTGCAGAGCGTTTCCTGAAAAAGTTACGCACTACAAAATCGAATGATGAATTCTTCGAAAAGCTAAATGAAGATATGAAAAAGGCAACAAAAGGTAAAGGACTTTTATAG
- the prmC gene encoding peptide chain release factor N(5)-glutamine methyltransferase, which produces MMTYKNVMEALDWASSFLVDNGREETAARIVMQHVLGTSYAEVMLHVQDELTAEQQTKFTAIIKEHADGRPVQYCVGMEEFYGRSFVVDESVLIPRPETEELVFGTITRMNKLFQQQALKLADIGTGSGAIAISMKLECPALTVVATDLSEAALVTAQNNAQRLQANIDFRLGDLTTPLAGEKFDIVLSNPPYIAFDEAQEMSSVVLEHEPHSALFAEEDGLLLYRKLAEQLPAHMNRPALIGLEIGYTQGDKVAKLFQDSFPQATISIEKDINGKPRMIFCEIHV; this is translated from the coding sequence ATGATGACCTATAAAAATGTGATGGAGGCCCTTGACTGGGCTTCTTCTTTTTTAGTGGATAATGGTCGTGAAGAAACAGCAGCACGTATCGTGATGCAACATGTACTTGGTACTAGCTATGCAGAGGTAATGTTGCATGTACAAGATGAATTAACAGCAGAGCAGCAAACGAAATTTACAGCAATCATAAAGGAGCATGCAGATGGTCGCCCTGTACAATATTGTGTAGGGATGGAGGAGTTTTATGGTCGTTCTTTTGTCGTAGATGAATCGGTTTTAATTCCTCGCCCGGAAACAGAGGAATTGGTATTTGGCACGATTACTCGTATGAATAAGTTATTTCAGCAGCAAGCGTTGAAGCTAGCGGATATTGGTACAGGTAGTGGCGCGATCGCGATTTCAATGAAGTTGGAATGCCCAGCTCTTACAGTTGTTGCTACTGATTTATCAGAGGCTGCATTAGTAACAGCACAAAACAATGCACAAAGATTACAGGCAAATATTGATTTTCGATTAGGCGATTTAACAACACCGCTTGCTGGGGAGAAATTTGATATTGTGTTATCAAATCCTCCATATATCGCCTTTGATGAGGCACAGGAAATGTCCAGTGTTGTTTTAGAGCATGAGCCACATAGTGCGCTGTTTGCTGAAGAGGATGGTCTTCTATTATATCGGAAATTAGCCGAGCAATTACCTGCGCATATGAATAGACCTGCACTTATTGGGCTAGAAATCGGTTATACACAAGGGGACAAAGTAGCCAAACTCTTTCAAGATAGTTTTCCACAAGCTACAATTTCCATAGAAAAAGATATTAATGGTAAACCTCGTATGATTTTTTGTGAGATTCATGTATAA